The genomic stretch GAATCCAATTGGAAATTACCATTTTTACTAGTTGGAGTATTTGTAGCTGTGttatttactttttcttcttcttgtcTCTGTACTGCATTACTTATATCGAATGCATCTCTCATAGCCACCGCTGCTGGTGAGTATAGCAGAGCACTGTCACGCTGTAAGAATGccaatttttgtttttggtCCACTGGTATggtattattctttttatgATGAGTTGCGgtttcatcatctttttcATAGGGGTTCTTGGTTGATATAGGTTGTGTTGACTCTTGATCGATTTTAGATGAtgcaaaattattattttcttgaatGTGGACATTGGATATGGAAGTGGAGATATTACTGATTGCTCTAATGATATCCAGGTTATCGTTTTGTTGCCTTTCTTGTTCAGTGAAACAATCATAGTTTTTCAACCAAGGATCATTCAAGAATTCATCAACGTCATATCTTTTGTTTGGATCTACTTCTAGTAATCTCCTAACAGCATTCTTTGCCCCATCACTAATTTCATCCCACCAAGgttttaaaaatgtatatTCACCATTAGCGATTTTTTCAGtcaaaatatcaatacGTTCATCATAAAAGGGTGGGAACCCACATAGCATGGTATAAAGAACACAGCCGACCCCCCACATATCTACTTTCATAGAATACCTTTCATCTTTGACCACTTCTGGAGCCGTATAACCTACTGTACCACAAGGCGTCTTTGTATTTgttgaatatatttgtttgGAAAGACCGAAATCTGCCAGCTTGACTATCCCAATTCCGCCACCTCCCACACCGTATATAAATTTCCCTTCATCTTTTTTCGTTGTTGGATCATCTGATTTCCTTAAAGTGGCTTTAAAATCTTGTTGTGACAACGGTGAATATTCAATCTGTTGGAATAACAAGTTTTCTGGCTTAATATCTCGATGGACAACACCCATCGAATGCAAATATTTAACAGAGATAGCCAATTGAGTGATAACATGTCTACACAGATCTTCACTGAAATAGGTTAAACGGACAATCTCTCCAAAGATTTCACCACCATTCAGCAGTTCTTGGACAATGTAGTAATAGTTTGATGATTCTTGGAAATCAATGAATTTGACAATGTTATTACATTGAGAGACCATTTTTTGTAAAGTGACTTCTTTAAGGACTTGTTGTcttgatgatgatttagCAGCTGCAGCTGAAGGTGTTGTTGTATTAGATTCGTTATTTTCTGTCACGATTAAATCGTTTTTCTTTATGCATTTGATAGCCACttctttataattttgtttaaGGACTATTGTGTTTGATCTTAATGGGATGGCACGGAATACCG from Henningerozyma blattae CBS 6284 chromosome 4, complete genome encodes the following:
- the RCK2 gene encoding serine/threonine protein kinase RCK2 (similar to Saccharomyces cerevisiae RCK1 (YGL158W) and RCK2 (YLR248W); ancestral locus Anc_1.390), whose translation is MNKLKNWLSKKKSIDDEESHHTTTIENSNTNTNTHSKVTNPIKPHQSKPVKKKVQKDLHHTTMSNTQEESIYVLSETSTATSLSPIPHSTNSNLTAINTANNATTNTTVVNDVVSSPSASSIPSPSPSPSSSASLSFSLPEEMPDRLYTEQLELNGFKLINKIGTGAFSTVFRAIPLRSNTIVLKQNYKEVAIKCIKKNDLIVTENNESNTTTPSAAAAKSSSRQQVLKEVTLQKMVSQCNNIVKFIDFQESSNYYYIVQELLNGGEIFGEIVRLTYFSEDLCRHVITQLAISVKYLHSMGVVHRDIKPENLLFQQIEYSPLSQQDFKATLRKSDDPTTKKDEGKFIYGVGGGGIGIVKLADFGLSKQIYSTNTKTPCGTVGYTAPEVVKDERYSMKVDMWGVGCVLYTMLCGFPPFYDERIDILTEKIANGEYTFLKPWWDEISDGAKNAVRRLLEVDPNKRYDVDEFLNDPWLKNYDCFTEQERQQNDNLDIIRAISNISTSISNVHIQENNNFASSKIDQESTQPISTKNPYEKDDETATHHKKNNTIPVDQKQKLAFLQRDSALLYSPAAVAMRDAFDISNAVQRQEEEKVNNTATNTPTSKNGNFQLDSLLENEEYSASPSSSCVSITHSNDVFQLSLDSSTIVKRRKDKTRTGISLNNTPSKLSHVTTAPIIKD